Proteins encoded by one window of Paenibacillus urinalis:
- a CDS encoding YitT family protein — protein MPSPGKQTKANSSPISLKLLQRAIMIVVGASLMAIALEIFLIPNGVIDGGITGISIMVSQLSGLPLGVLLTLFNLPFLLIGYKQIGKTFAVSTLFGIVIMSIGTHLLHHVQALTPNEPLLGAVFGGVILGVGVGLVIRSGGSLDGTEIVAILVSGRSPFSVGQVVLVINVFIFVMAGFVFGWPNAMYSMIAYYIAMKMIDVTIEGLDQSKSVWIISEKYRDIGEALTDRLGRGVTYLDGEGGFSGDEKKVIFVVITRLEEAKLKSIVEDWDPQAFVAIGNIHDVKGGRFKKKGIH, from the coding sequence ATGCCGAGTCCGGGCAAACAGACGAAGGCAAACAGTTCTCCAATTAGCTTGAAGCTGCTGCAGCGTGCCATCATGATTGTGGTCGGCGCATCGCTTATGGCTATAGCTCTTGAGATTTTTCTAATTCCCAATGGCGTAATTGATGGTGGTATCACAGGGATATCCATCATGGTGTCACAGCTCTCCGGCCTGCCGCTTGGTGTATTGCTGACCTTGTTCAACCTGCCGTTTCTTCTAATTGGGTATAAGCAGATTGGCAAGACCTTTGCGGTATCTACACTGTTCGGCATTGTTATCATGTCGATCGGAACACATCTATTGCATCACGTTCAGGCGTTAACGCCGAATGAGCCGCTTCTGGGTGCTGTATTTGGCGGTGTTATCCTCGGCGTGGGGGTAGGACTCGTCATCCGTTCAGGAGGTTCTCTGGATGGGACGGAGATTGTTGCAATTCTGGTAAGTGGAAGATCTCCATTTTCGGTCGGACAGGTCGTACTGGTCATTAATGTGTTCATCTTCGTTATGGCAGGCTTCGTGTTTGGATGGCCAAACGCGATGTATTCCATGATTGCATATTATATTGCGATGAAGATGATTGACGTCACGATTGAAGGTTTGGATCAATCCAAGTCGGTATGGATCATTAGTGAGAAGTACCGGGATATCGGAGAAGCTCTTACAGATCGTCTTGGCCGCGGGGTTACATACCTGGATGGAGAAGGCGGATTCAGCGGGGATGAGAAGAAGGTGATCTTCGTCGTCATTACGCGTCTGGAGGAAGCCAAGCTGAAGAGCATCGTAGAGGACTGGGATCCACAGGCCTTTGTAGCGATTGGTAATATTCATGATGTAAAAGGCGGACGTTTCAAGAAAAAAGGCATTCATTAG
- the ligD gene encoding non-homologous end-joining DNA ligase, which yields MPRSIKGTIQIEGQDITITNPDKPLWPEAGVTKAMYLQKLAELSPYLLKYCRNRLLTTIRYPHGIHGEFFYQKNAPEPLPPYVKTAVHEGINYIVMEDLPVLLWLGNLAALEFHPSLHYAGSKLPCEWMIDLDPSLPEEPRIMEAAHIVGQTLSSLGIQSVPKTSGATGVQIIVPIQSGITFEELRTLGHFVGMYVCQKHPDLFTLERLKKDRGNKIYFDYLQHYGGKTLAAPYTPRAREHASVSTPLLWDEVAADVRPKDFHLLNIGARLAEKGDLLSALPPQPLENVLKHLKNKK from the coding sequence ATGCCGCGTTCGATCAAGGGCACGATTCAAATTGAAGGACAGGATATTACGATTACGAATCCAGACAAGCCGCTCTGGCCTGAAGCCGGCGTTACCAAAGCCATGTATTTGCAGAAGCTGGCAGAGCTCTCCCCCTATCTGCTGAAATACTGCAGGAACCGCCTGCTCACGACGATCCGGTATCCGCATGGGATTCATGGAGAATTTTTTTATCAAAAAAATGCGCCTGAGCCCCTCCCTCCCTATGTCAAGACAGCCGTTCACGAAGGGATCAATTATATTGTGATGGAGGACCTTCCAGTCCTTCTATGGCTTGGCAACCTTGCCGCGCTTGAGTTTCATCCTTCGCTTCATTATGCAGGCAGTAAGCTGCCCTGCGAATGGATGATTGATCTCGACCCCAGCCTGCCCGAAGAACCCCGAATAATGGAAGCCGCGCACATCGTCGGGCAGACCCTAAGTTCACTTGGCATTCAATCCGTACCCAAGACGTCGGGCGCTACAGGTGTGCAGATTATTGTGCCCATCCAGAGCGGGATTACGTTCGAGGAGCTTCGGACGCTTGGTCATTTTGTCGGCATGTACGTGTGCCAGAAGCATCCAGACTTATTCACATTGGAACGGCTAAAGAAGGATCGGGGCAACAAGATATATTTTGATTATCTCCAGCATTATGGTGGTAAAACCTTGGCCGCCCCCTACACTCCACGCGCCAGGGAACACGCCTCCGTTTCAACGCCTCTCTTATGGGATGAGGTAGCAGCAGACGTACGTCCGAAGGACTTCCATTTGCTCAATATTGGCGCCCGCTTGGCCGAAAAAGGCGATCTCCTCTCCGCTCTGCCGCCGCAGCCACTGGAGAATGTATTGAAGCACCTGAAGAATAAGAAGTAG
- a CDS encoding RNA ligase family protein: MELKPVIPFEPIRTNLFPVGPPWIAQVKWDGVRMLTYYDGHEVKLINRKRNDRTLQYPEFTLADVYSSASSFILDGELIAFREGKPSFHEIMRRDSLRSERSIRQGLKSVPVTYMVFDILYLNGVWVMDRPLSVRQQLLAEMIKPHPQVQLVQNFPDGNALFEAAKAQQLEGVVVKDLNSTYALDGKDNRWQKRKKNGDLYAVIGGVTFRDKVVNSLLLGLYNQQGELEYIGHAGTGRFTVQDWRTLTEQVLSMGVQRMPFVNVPGRNQGALWIQPKLVVRVTFLEWTPGGTMRHPTIESLAPHVPAAECQVSQKEES; the protein is encoded by the coding sequence ATGGAACTTAAGCCGGTCATTCCTTTCGAACCGATCCGAACGAATCTTTTTCCTGTCGGCCCTCCCTGGATTGCCCAGGTGAAATGGGACGGTGTCCGCATGCTAACGTATTATGACGGGCATGAAGTGAAGCTCATTAATCGCAAACGGAATGACCGAACCCTGCAGTATCCCGAATTCACACTAGCGGATGTCTATTCATCCGCTTCTTCTTTTATCCTCGATGGAGAGCTGATTGCATTCAGAGAGGGCAAGCCGTCTTTTCATGAGATCATGAGACGAGACAGTCTTCGAAGCGAGCGCAGTATCCGGCAAGGCCTGAAGAGCGTTCCGGTTACCTACATGGTCTTCGATATCCTGTACCTGAATGGAGTATGGGTAATGGATAGGCCCCTGTCGGTGCGGCAGCAGCTGCTCGCTGAGATGATCAAGCCTCATCCGCAGGTTCAGCTGGTACAGAATTTTCCGGATGGCAATGCCTTGTTTGAAGCAGCCAAAGCACAGCAGCTCGAAGGTGTCGTCGTCAAGGATCTGAACAGTACCTACGCTCTAGACGGCAAAGATAATCGGTGGCAGAAACGCAAGAAGAACGGAGATTTGTATGCCGTTATTGGCGGCGTTACATTCAGAGACAAGGTCGTTAATTCTCTTCTGCTTGGTCTGTATAACCAACAGGGAGAGCTGGAGTATATCGGACATGCCGGAACCGGCAGATTTACAGTGCAGGACTGGCGGACCCTTACCGAACAAGTGCTGAGCATGGGTGTACAGCGTATGCCTTTTGTCAATGTACCGGGTAGAAATCAAGGGGCACTGTGGATACAGCCCAAGCTGGTCGTACGTGTTACCTTTCTCGAATGGACACCCGGCGGAACGATGCGCCACCCTACAATAGAGAGCCTCGCCCCTCACGTCCCTGCAGCAGAATGCCAAGTATCACAGAAGGAGGAGAGCTGA